One window of Saprospiraceae bacterium genomic DNA carries:
- a CDS encoding DMT family protein, protein MKVFSTILLLIVANVFMTIAWYGHLKIKEFPWAQSFGLVQIILLSWGIAFFEYCIQVPANRYGYTGNYGPFSLVQLKVLQEAITLVVFFVFAFIFFKQERFQWNHLISACFLVGAVYFAFKK, encoded by the coding sequence TTGAAAGTTTTTTCTACCATCCTTCTGTTAATTGTAGCAAATGTGTTTATGACCATTGCCTGGTATGGGCATTTGAAAATTAAAGAATTTCCCTGGGCGCAATCTTTTGGATTAGTCCAGATCATTTTGTTGAGTTGGGGAATCGCATTTTTTGAATATTGCATTCAGGTTCCTGCAAATCGATACGGTTATACCGGAAATTATGGACCTTTCAGTTTGGTCCAGCTCAAAGTACTTCAAGAAGCAATTACCTTGGTTGTTTTTTTTGTGTTTGCATTTATCTTTTTCAAACAAGAACGTTTTCAATGGAATCATCTGATCAGCGCTTGTTTTTTAGTTGGTGCCGTTTATTTTGCGTTTAAGAAGTAA